In the genome of Neofelis nebulosa isolate mNeoNeb1 chromosome 8, mNeoNeb1.pri, whole genome shotgun sequence, one region contains:
- the MCHR1 gene encoding melanin-concentrating hormone receptor 1 — MLMCLGDVSGSRGRREWGEKRGWEAAEAARPPARPPSGLQGSCSGTGGRRCRSLRGWTGEQATGSGRMDLEASLLPTGPNASNTSDGPDNLTLAGSPPRRGSVSYINIIMPSVFGTICLLGIIGNSTVIFAVVKKSKLHRCSNVPDIFIINLSVVDLLFLLGMPFMIHQLMGNGVWHFGETMCTLITAMDANSQFTSTYILTAMAIDRYLATVHPISSTKFRKPSVATLVICLLWALSFISITPVWLYARLIPFPGGTVGCGIRLPNPDTDLYWFTLYQFFLAFALPFVVITAAYVRILQRMMSSVAPASQRSIRLRTKRVTRTAIAICLVFFVCWAPYYVLQLTQLYISRPTLTFVYLYNAAISLGYANSCLNPFVYIVLCETFRKHLVLSVKPAAQGRLRAVSNVQTADEERTESKGT; from the exons ATGTTAATGTGTCTAGGTGATGTCAGTGGGAGCcggggaaggagggagtggggagagaagcgGGGCTGGGAGGCGGCAGAAGCTGCCAGACCGCCAGCAAGACCCCCTTCCGGACTGCAGGGCTCGTGCTCTGGGACGGGCGGGCGGCGCTGCCGCAGCCTGCGTGGGTGGACGGGCGAGCAGGCGACGGGCAGCGGCAGGATGGACCTAGAAGCCTCGCTGCTGCCCACCGGCCCTAATGCCAGCAACACCTCGGATGGCCCCGATAACCTCACCTTGGCGG GGTCACCTCCTCGCAGAGGGAGTGTCTCCTACATCAACATCATCATGCCTTCAGTGTTTGGCACCATCTGCCTCCTGGGCATCATCGGTAACTCCACAGTCATCTTCGCGGTGGTGAAGAAGTCCAAACTGCACCGGTGCAGCAACGTGCCCGACATCTTCATCATCAACCTCTCGGTGGTGGACCTCCTCTTTCTCCTGGGCATGCCCTTCATGATCCACCAGCTCATGGGCAATGGAGTCTGGCACTTTGGAGAGACCATGTGCACACTCATCACGGCCATGGACGCCAACAGTCAGTTCACCAGCACCTACATCCTGACCGCCATGGCCATTGACCGCTACCTGGCCACCGTCCACCCTATCTCCTCCACCAAGTTCCGGAAGCCTTCTGTGGCCACCCTGGTGATCTGCCTCCTGTGGGCCCTCTCCTTCATCAGCATCACCCCCGTGTGGCTCTACGCCAGGCTTATCCCCTTCCCAGGGGGCACCGTGGGCTGTGGCATCCGCCTGCCCAACCCAGACACTGACCTGTACTGGTTCACCCTGTACCAGTTCTTCCTGGCCTTCGCCCTGCCCTTTGTGGTCATCACAGCTGCGTATGTGAGGATCCTGCAGCGCATGATGTCCTCCGTAGCTCCCGCCTCTCAGCGCAGCATCCGGCTGCGGACAAAGAGGGTGACTCGTACAGCCATCGCTATCTGCCTGGTCTTCTTTGTGTGCTGGGCCCCCTACTATGTGCTGCAGCTGACCCAGTTGTACATCAGCCGCCCGACACTCACCTTTGTGTACCTGTACAACGCAGCCATCAGCTTGGGCTATGCCAACAGCTGCCTCAATCCCTTTGTGTACATCGTGCTCTGTGAGACATTCCGCAAACACTTGGTCCTGTCGGTGAAGCCTGCTGCCCAGGGGCGGCTTCGAGCCGTCAGCAATGTCCAGACAGCTGATGAGGAGAGGACAGAAAGCAAGGGCACCTGA